A genome region from Bacteroidales bacterium includes the following:
- a CDS encoding PKD domain-containing protein has protein sequence MKNSTLRILPMVLFLLFCALSNLLAQPAIKDENKFRDPMIMAPGYSPYHNDQIQATVITIDDYDNFKLGVDFAECSIANNPMNPLQYYAVWNSTGSAGGKGYYTNDGFTWTASNPSWTGMWGDVVVSYDSLGNLAYQNMYGASTIQGVKVAMSANNGQNWNTPVTAMAGSDKNWIASDQTGGPYSNFIYGIMTNSSSSGQSFSKSADLGATWQSPASFSGSALPGSMVCVGPNGDIQGGAVYSVANTGSSFASVYKFYRSTDGGQTFTLKSSQQYANTVGTQVGGRNAVQNMRTRPYPFVACDNSYGPHRGRLYLVYASNNPTGNGNKPDIFCRFSDDGGATFSAAKVVNDDANSQANHNWFPTIWCEKTNGRLYISWMDTRDVPTSDSCMIYGTYSDDGNTFAPNQKISNKKFKINCNSCGGGGTPMYLGDYNGIASNPVTAMASWTDFRDNNFGSYVAYFPDYAVKAEPAIDTLSPVAIINVKVPSVKLYSDTVFVSATMSGSPGLFTISYPEGNKLWSYPGFVPVQITGNGSVPIGDYTLNIVTTGSNGTPIHKRTATVRALTPVAPTAGFSVNDTAACEGQGINFQDFSAGPPTSWAWSFPGGNPSTSTAQNPSNIVYNTAGEYDVTLTVTNQAGSNSITKTAYITVSTVPANPTANNEVICIGETVPNLTATGENLRWYNGTLYVGSGSSYATGKTLPGVYNYNVTQSITGCESAPTPVSLTINALPDVTFSMSDSVCGNDPAFDLTGGLPAGGLYAGPGVAANGIAFDPIVAGAGVHTLTYTYSDANSCVNSASHIITIAALPAVSLDPIAPVCVSAPAVTLNGTPAGGTFQGQGVSGNVFDPAIAGAGEFSISYSFTDSITKCLVSTSQLVKVNALPFIATHDTSSCGNRPVVFDATIPNAGSYLWTPGGATSPTIEVDTVGRGLGQFNYTITVTDANNCVSSKDVKVTFFDCTGLQEPNGIQSIELFPNPNNGRFSIQSNNLPAGTYKLKIINSSNITVYQENNVNVTEGFKKSLDLKKLSNGMYLLRLENQHTGWSRQFIISR, from the coding sequence ATGAAAAACTCTACTCTGCGCATCCTTCCGATGGTGCTGTTTCTCCTTTTCTGTGCACTGTCAAACCTCCTTGCACAACCTGCTATAAAAGATGAAAACAAGTTTCGTGATCCTATGATCATGGCACCTGGTTATTCCCCTTACCATAATGATCAGATCCAGGCTACTGTGATCACCATTGATGATTATGACAACTTCAAACTTGGTGTGGACTTTGCTGAATGCAGTATCGCCAATAATCCAATGAATCCATTGCAATATTATGCAGTGTGGAATTCCACAGGTTCAGCAGGTGGAAAAGGTTACTATACAAATGATGGTTTCACATGGACAGCTTCAAATCCAAGCTGGACTGGTATGTGGGGTGATGTGGTTGTATCCTATGATAGCCTTGGCAACCTGGCCTACCAGAATATGTATGGAGCATCCACCATTCAAGGTGTTAAAGTTGCAATGTCAGCCAATAATGGTCAAAACTGGAATACCCCGGTAACAGCGATGGCAGGATCAGATAAGAACTGGATTGCATCTGACCAGACCGGTGGACCTTACTCAAATTTCATCTATGGTATTATGACAAACTCCAGCTCTTCAGGCCAGAGTTTTTCAAAAAGTGCCGACCTGGGTGCCACCTGGCAATCACCTGCCAGCTTTAGTGGTTCCGCACTTCCCGGCTCTATGGTTTGTGTTGGACCTAACGGAGATATTCAGGGAGGAGCAGTTTACTCAGTAGCTAATACCGGAAGTTCATTCGCTTCGGTTTATAAATTTTACAGATCAACAGACGGGGGGCAAACCTTTACTCTAAAATCTTCACAACAATACGCCAATACTGTTGGCACACAGGTAGGCGGTAGAAATGCCGTTCAAAATATGCGTACCCGCCCCTACCCTTTTGTGGCTTGTGACAATAGCTATGGCCCTCATCGCGGTCGTCTCTACCTTGTATATGCATCCAATAATCCTACCGGAAATGGTAATAAACCTGATATCTTCTGCAGGTTCTCTGATGATGGCGGTGCAACTTTCTCTGCAGCTAAAGTGGTAAACGATGATGCTAATTCCCAAGCCAACCATAACTGGTTTCCTACCATCTGGTGCGAGAAAACCAACGGACGACTTTATATTTCCTGGATGGATACCCGGGACGTACCTACCAGTGATAGTTGTATGATCTATGGTACCTATTCCGATGACGGAAATACCTTTGCTCCAAATCAAAAGATTTCAAATAAAAAATTCAAAATCAATTGCAACAGCTGCGGTGGAGGTGGAACTCCCATGTACCTCGGGGATTATAATGGCATTGCCTCTAACCCTGTAACTGCTATGGCCTCATGGACTGACTTCAGGGACAACAATTTTGGCAGTTATGTTGCCTATTTCCCTGATTATGCTGTAAAAGCAGAACCTGCCATAGATACGCTTTCTCCTGTTGCGATCATCAATGTGAAAGTTCCATCTGTTAAGCTCTATTCTGATACTGTTTTTGTTTCTGCAACCATGTCAGGATCTCCGGGATTATTCACAATTTCTTATCCTGAAGGAAATAAGCTCTGGTCATACCCTGGTTTCGTTCCTGTGCAGATCACCGGAAATGGATCCGTACCAATCGGAGATTATACTCTTAATATTGTTACTACCGGCAGCAATGGAACTCCGATACACAAACGCACTGCTACAGTCAGGGCTTTGACTCCGGTTGCCCCGACAGCTGGTTTTTCAGTAAACGATACCGCTGCTTGCGAAGGACAAGGAATTAATTTCCAGGATTTCTCAGCAGGGCCTCCTACAAGTTGGGCCTGGTCATTCCCTGGAGGAAACCCATCCACTTCAACCGCCCAAAATCCTTCCAATATTGTTTATAATACTGCTGGGGAGTATGATGTAACACTTACCGTTACCAATCAGGCCGGTTCAAATAGCATTACAAAGACAGCTTATATAACAGTGAGTACTGTTCCTGCTAATCCAACTGCCAATAACGAAGTAATATGTATAGGGGAAACTGTACCCAACCTCACAGCTACCGGTGAAAATCTCAGATGGTACAACGGTACGCTTTATGTGGGAAGTGGCAGTTCTTACGCTACAGGTAAAACATTGCCCGGTGTTTACAACTATAATGTTACTCAAAGCATCACCGGTTGTGAAAGTGCTCCGACTCCTGTCAGCCTCACCATCAATGCGCTTCCGGATGTCACCTTTTCAATGTCTGATTCAGTGTGTGGGAATGACCCTGCATTTGACCTTACCGGAGGCTTACCGGCCGGGGGACTTTATGCAGGTCCTGGTGTTGCTGCCAATGGAATTGCATTTGATCCCATTGTTGCAGGTGCCGGAGTTCATACCCTCACCTATACGTATTCTGATGCCAACAGTTGTGTAAATTCTGCCTCCCATATCATTACAATTGCAGCTTTACCAGCTGTCAGCCTTGATCCTATTGCTCCCGTCTGCGTTTCTGCCCCTGCAGTTACCCTTAATGGAACCCCTGCCGGTGGAACTTTCCAGGGACAAGGGGTTAGTGGAAATGTGTTTGACCCCGCTATCGCTGGTGCAGGTGAATTTAGCATCTCTTATTCATTTACTGATTCCATTACAAAATGCCTGGTTTCTACCAGCCAGCTTGTAAAGGTAAATGCGCTGCCATTTATCGCTACCCATGATACATCGAGTTGTGGAAACAGGCCTGTAGTTTTTGATGCTACCATCCCTAATGCAGGATCATACCTCTGGACACCCGGAGGTGCCACTTCTCCAACAATTGAAGTGGATACAGTTGGCAGAGGTCTTGGTCAGTTCAACTATACTATCACTGTTACAGATGCCAACAACTGTGTTTCTTCAAAAGATGTAAAAGTGACATTCTTCGATTGCACAGGTCTGCAGGAACCAAATGGAATTCAATCCATCGAATTGTTCCCGAATCCAAACAATGGCCGGTTCTCCATCCAAAGCAACAACCTGCCTGCCGGTACTTACAAATTGAAAATCATTAATTCCTCTAACATTACTGTTTACCAGGAGAATAATGTTAATGTAACCGAAGGATTTAAAAAGTCGCTCGACCTCAAAAAACTATCTAATGGAATGTATCTACTCCGTCTCGAAAACCAACATACCGGTTGGAGCCGACAGTTTATCATCAGCAGATAG
- a CDS encoding purine-nucleoside phosphorylase — protein MFNRIKETADFLQHKGMIAPEIGIVLGTGLGKLINEIDILQQLDYSDIPHFPLATVEFHKGKLIYGNLGNKKVLAMQGRFHFYEGYSFQEVTFPIRVMKLMGIKWLLLSNAAGAMNPAYRKGDLMLLDDHINLLPGNPLIGSNIDELGPRFPDMSRPYSQKINQLLRDLAVKLNIPLHQGVYVAVSGPNLETRAEYRFLRTIGADAVGMSTVPEVITANHMNMPCAAISVLTDECDPDNLLPADIDDIIKTAGLAEEKLIRLFRDLIPLL, from the coding sequence ATGTTTAACAGGATAAAAGAGACCGCTGATTTTCTTCAACATAAAGGGATGATAGCCCCGGAGATAGGAATTGTACTGGGTACCGGACTGGGTAAACTCATCAATGAAATCGACATCCTCCAGCAGCTTGACTATAGTGATATCCCTCATTTTCCGTTAGCAACTGTTGAATTTCATAAAGGGAAACTCATTTATGGAAATCTCGGCAATAAAAAGGTGCTGGCCATGCAGGGTAGATTCCATTTCTATGAAGGTTATTCATTTCAGGAGGTGACATTCCCAATCAGGGTGATGAAACTTATGGGAATTAAATGGCTATTACTTTCCAACGCCGCCGGTGCCATGAATCCAGCCTATCGCAAGGGTGATCTGATGCTCCTTGATGACCATATTAACCTTCTGCCTGGTAATCCACTGATTGGCAGCAATATTGATGAACTTGGCCCCAGGTTTCCCGATATGAGCCGGCCCTATTCCCAAAAAATTAATCAACTATTACGTGATCTTGCTGTAAAACTAAACATTCCTTTACATCAGGGAGTATATGTTGCAGTTTCCGGTCCTAATCTTGAAACAAGAGCTGAATACAGGTTTCTAAGAACCATAGGAGCTGATGCCGTTGGTATGTCAACTGTACCTGAGGTGATAACAGCTAATCATATGAATATGCCTTGTGCAGCCATTTCTGTACTCACTGATGAATGTGATCCTGATAACCTCCTGCCTGCCGATATTGATGATATCATAAAAACAGCCGGACTAGCAGAAGAAAAGCTGATCCGGCTATTTAGGGATTTGATTCCATTGCTTTAA
- a CDS encoding DUF493 domain-containing protein — METIPARLTDAYPHENSHFIQSGRLQNSSGNSIFRHSHNLLKFFQLNTTDAQRFKEQLDKSVSWPSVYMFKIIFLADHRRYALVRSKFPDEARFFEKQSSKGKYISITVKEVMLNADEVVKRYQEISEIEGVLLL; from the coding sequence TTGGAAACTATTCCGGCCCGCCTGACTGATGCTTATCCACATGAAAATTCTCACTTTATTCAGTCGGGCAGGCTTCAGAATTCTTCGGGAAATAGTATTTTTAGACATTCTCATAATTTACTCAAATTCTTCCAATTGAATACTACTGATGCTCAAAGATTTAAGGAACAATTAGACAAGAGTGTCTCCTGGCCTTCTGTTTATATGTTTAAGATTATTTTCCTGGCCGATCACCGGAGATATGCTTTGGTTCGAAGTAAATTTCCTGATGAGGCCCGGTTTTTTGAAAAGCAATCCTCCAAGGGTAAATATATTAGTATTACAGTTAAGGAGGTGATGCTTAATGCGGATGAGGTTGTAAAACGATACCAGGAAATTTCGGAAATAGAAGGTGTACTTCTTTTGTAG